In one window of Pseudomonadota bacterium DNA:
- a CDS encoding precorrin-8X methylmutase produces the protein MRTRPPSLSLPLKGGGDKNEHEHPSPSPLEGEGRGGGCRRADYLRDPDEIMRRSFAILRQETDVSKLAPDLAEVALRLVHASGMPDIVADLRASPDAARRGREALAAGRPILCDAEMTAAGVTRRHLPAGNRVVVSLGDLHVPELAQRHRTTRSAAAVELWRPYLAGSVVAIGNAPTALFHLLEMLADGAPPPALILGFPVGFVGAAESKAALAENTSGLGFITLLGRRGGSAMAAAAVNALALGAKAAS, from the coding sequence ATGCGTACGAGACCCCCCTCCCTATCCCTCCCCCTCAAGGGGGGAGGGGATAAGAATGAGCACGAACATCCTTCCCCCTCCCCCCTTGAGGGGGAGGGTCGGGGAGGGGGGTGCCGGCGAGCGGACTATCTTCGCGACCCCGATGAGATCATGCGGCGGTCTTTCGCCATCCTGCGCCAGGAAACGGATGTCTCGAAGCTCGCGCCCGATCTGGCCGAGGTGGCGCTTCGCCTGGTGCACGCCTCGGGCATGCCCGACATCGTCGCCGATCTTCGGGCCAGTCCCGATGCGGCAAGGCGCGGCCGCGAGGCCTTGGCCGCCGGCCGGCCGATCCTCTGCGATGCGGAGATGACGGCGGCGGGCGTCACCCGCAGGCACCTCCCTGCTGGCAATCGCGTGGTAGTGAGCTTGGGCGACCTCCATGTGCCGGAGCTGGCCCAGCGCCACCGCACCACGCGATCGGCGGCCGCCGTGGAGCTTTGGCGCCCCTACCTGGCGGGATCCGTGGTCGCCATCGGCAACGCGCCGACGGCGCTGTTTCATCTGCTCGAAATGCTCGCGGACGGCGCGCCGCCGCCGGCGCTGATCCTGGGTTTCCCCGTCGGTTTCGTCGGCGCGGCGGAGAGCAAGGCGGCGCTGGCTGAGAATACTAGCGGGCTCGGCTTCATCACTCTCCTCGGGCGCCGCGGCGGCAGTGCGATGGCGGCGGCGGCGGTGAATGCGCTGGCGCTAGGCGCCAAGGCGGCGTCATGA
- the cobI gene encoding precorrin-2 C(20)-methyltransferase, translating to MGGLEAVSGRVYGIGIGPGDPDLITVKALKRLQAAAVIVYPALEDGDSLARAIVACHLPGGQREIVIRVPMLAERFPAQEVYDHAALEIGRELEAGCDVAVLCQGDPFFYGSFMYLFGRLAQRFPVEVIPGVSSLTASAAVLGAPLAARNDVLTVIPAPLPEAELERRLAATDAAAIIKVGRHLEKVRRVLSRLGLIDRCRYVEHATMQNQRILALGDVTVGEAPYFSMVLVHARGEAWR from the coding sequence ATGGGTGGCCTCGAAGCGGTGAGCGGCCGGGTCTATGGCATTGGGATCGGTCCCGGCGACCCCGATCTCATCACCGTGAAGGCGCTGAAGCGATTGCAGGCCGCAGCGGTGATCGTCTATCCCGCCCTCGAGGATGGCGACAGCCTGGCGCGCGCCATCGTGGCCTGCCATCTCCCCGGCGGCCAGCGCGAGATCGTCATCCGCGTGCCGATGCTGGCGGAGCGCTTTCCTGCCCAGGAGGTCTACGACCATGCCGCCCTGGAGATCGGCCGCGAGCTGGAAGCCGGATGCGACGTCGCCGTGCTCTGCCAGGGCGATCCGTTCTTCTACGGCTCTTTCATGTATCTCTTCGGCCGGCTCGCCCAGCGCTTCCCGGTCGAAGTGATCCCCGGCGTCTCCTCGCTGACTGCGTCGGCTGCCGTGCTGGGGGCACCCTTGGCGGCGCGCAACGACGTGCTGACCGTCATCCCGGCGCCGCTGCCGGAGGCGGAGCTCGAGCGCCGCCTCGCCGCGACCGACGCTGCGGCGATCATCAAGGTCGGACGGCATCTGGAGAAGGTGCGTCGGGTCCTGTCGCGGCTGGGGCTGATCGACCGCTGCCGCTATGTCGAGCACGCCACCATGCAAAACCAGCGCATCCTCGCTCTTGGCGATGTGACGGTGGGCGAAGCGCCGTATTTTTCCATGGTGCTGGTGCATGCGCGGGGCGAAGCGTGGCGATGA
- a CDS encoding cobyric acid synthase produces the protein MIQGTGSDIGKSLLVAGLARAYTRMGLSVRPFKPQNMSNNAAVTAEGGEIGRAQALQARACGVKPVADMNPVLLKPESERGAQVVVQGRVAGRASALDYHQLKPSLMPRVLESFGRLAAEADLVLVEGAGSPAEVNLREADIANMGFAEAADLPVLLVADIDRGGAIASLVGTHALLSASERYRLKGYLINKFRGDPALFEPALAIIAERIGLSCLGIVPWFAEAGLLPAEDAMALERPLAPAVARPIKVAVPRLARIANFDDLDPLRGETDVSVEIVPPGKPLPEDATLVLLPGSKATLADLRQLRAEGWDIDILAHHRRGGRILGLCAGYQMLGRSVSDPDGIEGSAGTVAGLGLLDVETVLTSEKTLVETRGRHLATGTWVAGYEMHLGRTEGPGRQRPALMLGDRPEGACSDDGLIEGCYLHGIFAADAFRQAFLARLRNGRLQGEAYEARIESILDHLADHLAASIDLARVLEIARAR, from the coding sequence ATGATCCAGGGCACCGGCTCGGACATCGGCAAGTCGCTGCTGGTGGCGGGCTTGGCGCGCGCCTATACGCGAATGGGCTTGAGCGTGCGCCCGTTCAAGCCGCAGAACATGTCGAACAATGCCGCGGTGACGGCCGAAGGCGGCGAGATCGGCCGCGCCCAGGCGCTCCAGGCCAGGGCCTGCGGCGTCAAGCCGGTGGCCGACATGAATCCCGTTTTGCTGAAGCCGGAAAGCGAGCGGGGCGCGCAAGTGGTCGTGCAGGGCCGGGTCGCCGGCCGCGCCAGCGCCTTGGATTATCACCAGCTGAAGCCGAGCCTGATGCCGCGCGTGCTCGAGAGCTTCGGCCGACTCGCCGCCGAGGCGGATCTGGTCCTGGTCGAAGGCGCGGGCAGCCCGGCGGAAGTCAATCTGAGAGAAGCCGACATCGCCAATATGGGCTTCGCCGAAGCCGCCGATCTGCCGGTCCTCCTGGTGGCCGACATCGATCGCGGCGGCGCGATCGCCAGCCTCGTCGGCACCCATGCGCTCTTGTCGGCCTCGGAGCGCTACCGCCTCAAGGGCTACCTCATCAACAAGTTTCGCGGCGATCCCGCCCTCTTCGAGCCGGCGCTCGCCATCATCGCCGAGCGCATCGGACTTTCCTGCCTCGGCATCGTGCCTTGGTTCGCCGAGGCCGGGCTGCTTCCGGCCGAGGATGCGATGGCGCTCGAGCGCCCTCTTGCTCCCGCCGTCGCGCGGCCGATCAAGGTCGCGGTGCCGCGGCTGGCGCGCATCGCCAATTTCGACGATCTCGATCCGCTCCGCGGCGAGACGGACGTTTCGGTCGAGATCGTGCCGCCGGGCAAGCCCTTGCCGGAGGATGCCACGCTGGTGCTGCTGCCCGGCAGCAAGGCGACCCTCGCCGATCTTCGCCAGCTTCGCGCCGAAGGCTGGGACATCGACATCCTGGCGCATCATCGCCGCGGCGGCCGCATCCTTGGCCTCTGCGCGGGCTACCAGATGCTGGGACGGAGCGTCTCCGATCCCGACGGCATCGAGGGGAGTGCGGGCACCGTGGCCGGGCTCGGTCTCTTGGATGTCGAGACGGTGCTCACGTCCGAGAAGACCTTGGTCGAAACCAGGGGCCGCCATCTCGCGACCGGGACTTGGGTCGCCGGCTATGAGATGCATCTCGGCCGGACCGAGGGGCCGGGTCGGCAGCGCCCTGCCCTCATGCTGGGCGATCGGCCGGAGGGTGCCTGCTCGGACGATGGCCTCATCGAAGGCTGCTATCTCCACGGCATCTTCGCCGCCGACGCGTTCCGCCAGGCTTTCCTCGCGCGCCTCCGCAACGGGCGCCTTCAGGGCGAAGCCTATGAGGCGCGCATCGAGTCCATCCTCGACCACCTGGCCGATCATCTCGCGGCCTCGATCGATCTCGCCCGCGTGCTGGAGATCGCCCGTGCGCGCTAA
- the cobO gene encoding cob(I)yrinic acid a,c-diamide adenosyltransferase, which translates to MNAEEEAELNRRHAFKMAKRKAFREKLLATKTEERGLVIVHTGKGKGKSTAAFGLVMRALGHGMRVGVVQFVKGAWSTGERLVLERFPDLVSLRTMGEGFTWETQDRARDIAAAESAWAAAKTMIADPSYRLIVLDELNIVLRYDYLPLADVLATLRTKPPGLHVVITGRNAKPALVELADLVTEMTLIKHPFQAGVKAQPGIEF; encoded by the coding sequence ATGAACGCCGAGGAAGAGGCCGAGCTCAATCGCCGCCACGCCTTCAAGATGGCCAAGCGCAAGGCGTTTCGGGAGAAACTGCTGGCGACCAAGACCGAGGAGCGCGGCCTCGTCATCGTCCATACCGGCAAGGGCAAGGGCAAATCGACTGCGGCCTTCGGCCTGGTTATGCGCGCCTTGGGCCACGGCATGCGGGTGGGGGTGGTGCAGTTCGTCAAGGGTGCGTGGAGCACCGGGGAGCGCCTGGTGCTCGAGCGCTTCCCGGATCTGGTGAGTCTCCGCACGATGGGCGAAGGCTTCACCTGGGAAACCCAGGACCGGGCCCGCGACATCGCCGCGGCGGAGAGCGCCTGGGCGGCGGCGAAGACGATGATCGCCGATCCGAGCTATCGTCTGATCGTGCTGGACGAGCTCAACATCGTGCTCCGCTACGACTATCTGCCGCTGGCCGACGTGCTGGCGACGCTGCGGACCAAGCCGCCGGGCTTGCACGTGGTGATCACCGGGCGCAACGCCAAACCCGCGCTGGTTGAACTCGCCGATCTGGTTACTGAAATGACCCTCATCAAGCATCCGTTCCAAGCCGGCGTGAAGGCACAGCCGGGGATCGAATTCTAG
- a CDS encoding lipid-binding SYLF domain-containing protein gives MIRLVTLLVALVLGASPARAINDAELLVDKAKGAVEAVLSEPNYSSVRERVQNAWGVLIIPQLVKAGFFLGGEGGMGVLLAQNPRGTWSSPAFYTVAAGSIGLQFGVQSQEMLFVVVTEKGMNSLLSTQVKLGGDVSIAVGPMGAGLAASTVGSPGADILAYAKSVGLFGGASLEGAVIKPSESYNEMYYGQKVSPREILIDRRVHNPQADSLKTALGPK, from the coding sequence ATGATACGTCTTGTGACCCTCCTCGTTGCGTTGGTTCTCGGCGCCTCGCCCGCGCGAGCGATCAACGACGCGGAGCTGCTGGTCGACAAGGCCAAGGGCGCCGTCGAAGCCGTCTTGAGCGAACCGAACTACAGCTCGGTGCGCGAGCGCGTGCAGAACGCCTGGGGCGTGCTGATCATACCGCAGCTGGTCAAGGCCGGCTTCTTCCTCGGCGGCGAAGGCGGCATGGGCGTGCTCTTGGCGCAAAATCCCCGCGGCACCTGGTCGAGCCCGGCCTTCTACACGGTTGCCGCCGGCTCGATCGGCTTGCAGTTCGGCGTGCAGTCGCAGGAGATGCTGTTCGTGGTGGTGACTGAGAAGGGGATGAATTCTCTGCTCTCGACTCAGGTCAAGCTCGGTGGCGACGTCAGCATCGCTGTCGGCCCGATGGGTGCCGGCCTTGCGGCTTCGACCGTCGGCAGCCCCGGCGCCGACATCCTGGCTTACGCGAAGTCGGTCGGTCTCTTTGGCGGGGCTTCGCTCGAAGGCGCGGTGATCAAACCCTCGGAAAGCTACAACGAGATGTATTACGGGCAGAAGGTGAGCCCGCGGGAGATCCTGATCGATCGCCGGGTGCACAATCCCCAAGCCGACAGTCTCAAGACCGCGCTTGGACCGAAATAA
- the cbiE gene encoding precorrin-6y C5,15-methyltransferase (decarboxylating) subunit CbiE codes for MTPWLSVVGIGEDGLDGLSPSARALVGSAEVLVGGERHLALVPGIGIERLTWQRPLSGTVEAIKARAGKRVTVLASGDPLCYGIGVTLARHFDAADMVMIPAPGAVSLAAARLSWPIAEIDVVTLHGRPLSLLAAWLRPGARLIALSEDGGTPEAVARFLAEHGFGPSTITVLEHLGGPKERRLEASAADWRHGDIADLNTIAIDCRAAPGAAWLPRVPGLPDEAYAHDGQLTKREVRAATLALLAPRPRGLLWDVGAGAGSIAIEWLRAEPTAEAIAIERDRERASRIAQNASALGVPRLRVVEGTAPGALAGLAAPDAVFLGGGLAEEGLIEACWAALNPGGTLVANAVTVEGEAVLFRHHALRGGGLSRIAIARAEPVGGFSGWRPLMPVTQWVASKR; via the coding sequence ATGACGCCCTGGCTCTCCGTGGTCGGCATCGGCGAGGATGGGCTCGACGGCTTGAGCCCGTCGGCCCGCGCGCTGGTGGGCTCCGCCGAAGTGCTGGTGGGCGGCGAGCGTCATCTGGCGCTGGTACCCGGGATCGGTATCGAGCGGCTGACCTGGCAGCGCCCGCTCTCCGGCACCGTGGAGGCGATCAAGGCGCGCGCCGGCAAGCGCGTCACCGTGCTCGCCTCCGGAGATCCGCTTTGCTACGGCATCGGGGTCACGCTTGCCCGGCATTTCGACGCCGCCGACATGGTGATGATCCCGGCACCGGGGGCGGTCAGTCTCGCCGCCGCGCGGCTCAGCTGGCCGATCGCCGAGATCGACGTGGTCACGCTGCACGGTAGGCCGCTCTCCTTGCTTGCGGCCTGGCTCCGCCCGGGAGCCCGCCTGATTGCGCTCAGCGAAGATGGCGGCACGCCTGAAGCGGTCGCGCGCTTTCTGGCCGAGCACGGCTTTGGGCCCAGCACCATCACCGTGTTGGAGCATTTAGGCGGGCCGAAGGAGCGGCGCCTGGAGGCGAGTGCCGCCGATTGGCGCCATGGTGACATTGCCGATCTCAACACCATTGCCATCGACTGCCGCGCGGCACCCGGTGCCGCCTGGCTGCCGCGCGTCCCTGGCCTTCCCGACGAAGCCTATGCCCATGACGGCCAGCTCACCAAGCGCGAGGTGCGCGCGGCGACGCTCGCCCTCTTGGCGCCGCGGCCTCGCGGCCTGCTCTGGGACGTTGGTGCCGGCGCTGGCTCGATTGCGATCGAATGGCTCCGAGCGGAGCCCACCGCGGAAGCGATCGCCATCGAGCGGGATCGTGAGCGTGCTAGCCGCATCGCTCAGAATGCGAGCGCGCTCGGCGTGCCGCGGCTGAGGGTCGTCGAGGGCACGGCGCCGGGGGCGCTCGCCGGTCTGGCCGCACCGGATGCGGTCTTCCTCGGCGGCGGGCTCGCCGAAGAGGGGCTGATCGAGGCGTGCTGGGCCGCCCTCAATCCGGGCGGCACTCTCGTCGCCAATGCGGTGACGGTCGAGGGCGAGGCAGTGCTCTTCCGCCACCACGCGCTCCGCGGCGGCGGGCTCAGCCGCATCGCGATCGCCCGTGCCGAGCCGGTCGGCGGCTTTTCCGGCTGGCGGCCGCTGATGCCGGTCACCCAATGGGTGGCCTCGAAGCGGTGA
- the cobD gene encoding cobalamin biosynthesis protein CobD, with translation MIGIGGHGVEILGLLLLALAIDAYVGELPFLFRYVPHPVVLIGNTIGWFDRRLNRITRGERDRFWRGVATAAILTGAAVALGLGLQWLSTRSKLGLIVALFLMVTLVAQRSLYDHVEAVRRALAEDGLAAARIQVSRIVGRDPNQLDEHGVARAAIESLAENFSDGVVAPVLWTAVFGLPGLFLYKTANTLDSMIGHRSPRYEHFGKAAARLDDALNLVPARLSGLIIASAALFAPGARPLAALATMGRDAGSHRSVNAGWPEAAMAGALGLALAGPRRYPELVVNDPWIGGGRARATHQDIRRALNLYVIACLIDAGLVAALLTAALYLD, from the coding sequence ATGATCGGCATCGGCGGGCACGGGGTCGAAATTCTGGGCCTCCTCCTGCTCGCGCTGGCGATCGATGCCTATGTGGGCGAGCTGCCCTTCCTCTTCCGCTATGTCCCGCATCCGGTGGTGCTGATCGGCAATACCATCGGCTGGTTCGACCGGCGCCTCAACCGCATCACACGGGGCGAGCGCGACCGCTTCTGGCGCGGCGTGGCGACGGCGGCGATCCTGACCGGTGCGGCCGTCGCCCTCGGCCTGGGGCTGCAATGGCTCTCTACCCGCAGCAAGCTCGGCCTCATCGTCGCCCTCTTCCTGATGGTGACGCTGGTGGCCCAGCGCAGCCTCTACGACCATGTCGAAGCGGTACGCCGGGCGCTTGCCGAGGATGGGTTGGCGGCGGCGCGGATCCAGGTATCGCGCATCGTCGGCCGCGATCCGAACCAGCTGGACGAGCACGGGGTGGCGCGGGCGGCGATCGAATCCTTGGCCGAGAATTTCTCCGACGGCGTGGTGGCGCCGGTCTTGTGGACGGCGGTCTTCGGGCTTCCCGGCCTCTTCCTCTACAAGACCGCAAACACGCTGGACAGCATGATCGGCCACCGCTCGCCCCGCTACGAGCATTTCGGCAAGGCGGCCGCGCGCCTGGATGACGCGCTCAACCTCGTGCCGGCGAGGCTGTCCGGCCTGATCATCGCCTCGGCCGCCCTCTTCGCTCCCGGCGCCAGACCGCTGGCGGCGCTCGCCACCATGGGGCGCGACGCCGGCAGCCACCGCTCGGTCAATGCCGGATGGCCGGAAGCGGCGATGGCGGGCGCGCTCGGGTTGGCGCTTGCCGGGCCCAGACGCTATCCGGAGCTGGTGGTGAACGATCCTTGGATCGGCGGCGGTCGGGCGCGCGCCACCCATCAGGACATTCGCCGGGCGCTCAACCTCTATGTCATCGCCTGCCTGATCGATGCGGGCCTGGTCGCGGCCCTGCTGACGGCCGCCTTGTACCTGGACTAG
- a CDS encoding sirohydrochlorin chelatase, which yields MDETAVFVCGHGSRDPDAIREFELVAKGIRQRLPHYDVETGYLEFARPIIHEGLKKLVDRGAKHILALPGMLFAAAHVKNDLPWELNSFVAANPGIRIAFGRELAIEPKLLRASAERIAASIAGAKGAVSLQDSLLVVVGRGTNDPDANSNVAKVTRMLWEGMGFGWAETAYSGVAHPRVDEALERAVRLGFRRIIVFPYFLFTGILVKRIYSQTDAVAERHPEIEFVKAGYLKDHALVLDSFADRVEEILAGDNRMNCQLCKYREQLVGYEAELGARQEGHHHHVRGLGTDAEPGHALHRHGNGHGHHHGDGYDHHHHHHHGPNDKAR from the coding sequence ATGGATGAGACCGCCGTTTTCGTTTGCGGCCATGGCAGCCGCGATCCCGATGCGATCCGAGAGTTCGAGCTGGTCGCCAAGGGCATTCGTCAGCGCCTGCCGCATTACGACGTCGAAACCGGATATCTCGAATTCGCGCGGCCGATCATCCATGAAGGCTTGAAGAAGCTGGTGGACCGCGGCGCCAAGCACATCCTGGCCCTGCCCGGCATGCTGTTCGCGGCTGCCCATGTCAAGAACGACCTCCCCTGGGAATTGAACAGCTTCGTCGCCGCCAATCCCGGCATCCGCATCGCCTTCGGGCGCGAGCTGGCGATCGAGCCGAAATTGCTGCGGGCATCGGCCGAGCGCATCGCTGCTTCCATCGCCGGTGCCAAAGGTGCCGTCTCGCTTCAGGACAGCCTGCTGGTCGTAGTCGGCAGAGGCACCAACGACCCCGATGCGAACTCCAACGTCGCCAAGGTCACGCGCATGCTGTGGGAAGGCATGGGCTTCGGCTGGGCCGAGACCGCCTATTCCGGCGTGGCGCATCCGCGCGTCGATGAAGCGCTCGAACGGGCGGTGCGCTTGGGCTTTCGCCGCATCATCGTCTTTCCCTACTTCCTGTTCACCGGCATCCTGGTCAAGCGCATCTACTCCCAGACCGACGCGGTGGCCGAGCGCCATCCCGAGATCGAGTTCGTGAAGGCGGGCTATCTCAAGGATCACGCGTTGGTGCTGGACAGCTTCGCCGACCGGGTCGAAGAGATCCTCGCCGGCGACAACCGCATGAACTGCCAGCTCTGCAAATACCGCGAGCAGCTCGTCGGCTACGAGGCCGAGCTGGGCGCCCGCCAGGAAGGCCATCACCACCATGTGCGTGGGCTCGGCACCGATGCCGAGCCCGGCCACGCGCTCCATCGCCATGGCAACGGCCATGGTCATCATCATGGCGATGGATATGATCACCATCATCACCATCACCACGGGCCGAACGACAAGGCGCGCTGA